DNA from Triticum aestivum cultivar Chinese Spring chromosome 7D, IWGSC CS RefSeq v2.1, whole genome shotgun sequence:
GCTACTCGGGTCGCTCCGCGATGGGGACGTGCCCTGCCCTGCCTTGCCCTGGTAAAATATTGTTCTCCCACCCATTGACCAGAGCTGCTGGATCGATCTGGCGGCATCTGCATGCTCTAGACTCCAGAGTTTCTCGAACACTTGCTACGCAAACCGTATATATTGATTGCGAGCAGTCGAGAGCATTTCCCGCGGTCGGAGGAGGACGACGTGAACAGCATCTCCTCTCCTGGCCATTTTGCTACGTTACCGGCCGGGAGACTGATGATACCAACACAAATCGACAGGGGGGCTGTGGGCACGTGGCAAGTGGAGGGGGAAGGTTGGTGCGTGGCCGTAGCTCATAACTAGGCGGACATCCACAGTGAGGGAGAGGGACACGCGGGCCCGGTACCCCTTAACCTTTTCCTTTTGTTCATCTGTGTAAGAAACGGCACCATGCATGCAGATCGAGCTGGCTAATTAAGCTGGATGAAACGACCGCTAACTCCTTTCCTTAAGAGAGAGATCTCCTTTTCCTAATCTGCATTTCTCTTGGCCTACGTACGTCATCGACCCTGTCTTGTATGGAGGCTCTCCCCGTCTTCTGGGCTTCTGGCCAACCGGCCGGCCGGTGCCTCCCTAGCTAGCTATAAAAGCCCCCAGTCGTCTCCCATCCTTCTTCCCCATCGCACTTCGCAGCTAGCCGCGCGCCCACTCTACTTCCGACCACACAGCCTCTCAGTCGACCGACCTTCGCTCGCCCTGCATTGTTCTGTGAAGACGATGTCTGGCAGGAGGTCGCGCGGCTCCGTGTCGGAGGAGGAGATCAACGAGCTCATCTCCAGGCTCCAGACCCTGCtccccaccgcgcgccgccgcggcagcagcagcagccaggTACGACGACCGACACGACTAGTTTCATCAGTTTGCAGCTAGCACATGCGCTTGCATGTCAGCATGTGTGCAGCCAAGCCACGGTGCAAGCTTAGTGTGTTTATGGGAGGTTTATGGAAGCTTGGTAATGAATCGGTGGATGAATGCATGCAGGCGTCGACGACGAAAATGCTCAAGGAGACGTGCAGCTACATCAAGAGCCTGCACAGGGAAGTGGACGACCTCAGCGACCGCCTCTCCGACCTCATGTCCACCATGGACAACAACAGCCCCGCCGCCGAGATCATCCGCAGCCTCCTCCGCTAGCTAGATacctgctcatcatcatcatcatcatcatggatCACCTCCTGCTGATTGTCCTAAGCTAGCTCATCATCTACGTACAGCTCCTGCATGCCTAGCTAATTAAGCGCATATGGTCTACACATACAGTACATGGTATATATGCCGTCCGTCGATCTCTGCAAGCATACATATGCAGATCGATCGATACCTAAGGACTGCATGGTAAGGCTGGTCTAATTTACTTGGTAGGGCATCCATCATTAGCTAGGGCCGCCACCTAAGTTCTATAGCTGCTTAATTAGCTCACCCTTGCATGTGGTTTCCTCCCGGTTTCCATCCCTCCGATCCCCCTCTCTCATGTTCTCATCTGCCTGTGTAAACTTGGTTACTTATTTGCAGTCTGGATCGAGTTGTTTCCCCTAGAGACAACCGGCCGACCGCTAGCTACCCATCCGGTGGTGGTACTGCTAATATACTGCTCCTACTCGGTATCAATCACCCATGAATGTATGTACTATGTACTGTC
Protein-coding regions in this window:
- the LOC123166655 gene encoding transcription factor ILI5, whose product is MSGRRSRGSVSEEEINELISRLQTLLPTARRRGSSSSQASTTKMLKETCSYIKSLHREVDDLSDRLSDLMSTMDNNSPAAEIIRSLLR